The stretch of DNA GGGACCGCCTCAAAGCGCTGGGGATGACGGAAAGGTACGAAGAGAACCTGCCGGCCAAAGACTGGCGTCCGGGAAGGGGAGCGGGACCGCGGAAAATCATCAGAGGGGATATGGCGCTATGAAAACGGCAAGCACTCTGGAACAAATACTGGCATCAGGAGACCTGGCGGTTACCTCCGAGTGCGGGCCGCCCCGGGGCACCTCAGCACAAAAAGTTCGGGAAAAGGCCGAATTGCTCCGTGGTTATGTGGACGGGGTCAATGTTACCGACAACCAGACGGCCATGGTTAGAATGTCCAGCCTGGCGGCCTGCATTATTCTGAAGCAGATGGGGCTCAACCCTATCCTCCAGATGGTTACCCGGGACCGTAACCGGTTGGCGATGCAAAGCGACATTCTGGGGGCCTATGCCCATGGCATCGACACCATGCTCTGCCTATCCGGCGATCATCCCCACTTCGGCGACCATCCCATGGCCGCCACGGTGCACGACATCGACTCGATCCAGATGATCCAGATGGTGAGGCAGATGCGGGATGAAGGGCTGTTCCAGGGTGGGGAAAAAATCGATGGCCCTCCCAAAATGTTTATCGGCGCCGCGGCTAATCCCTTCGCCGACCCCTTTGAGCTGCGGGTGGCCCGCCTGGCGAAGAAATCGAACGCCGGGGTCGATTTCATCCAGACCCAGTGCATCTACAACCTGGATAAATTTGAAAAGTGGATGGAAGGGGTGCGGGATCGTGGCCTGCATGAGAAAGTTCATATCCTGGCAGGCATTACGCCCATGAAGTCGGTGGGCATGGCGCGCTATATGAAGAAGAAGGTGCCGGGGATGGATGTGCCGGATGAGGTGGTGAAGCGCATGGGCGGCGTCCCCAAGGACAAGCAGGCGGACGAGGGCATTACGATTTGTAATAGAATCCATCGAGCG from Desulfobaccales bacterium encodes:
- a CDS encoding methylenetetrahydrofolate reductase, encoding MKTASTLEQILASGDLAVTSECGPPRGTSAQKVREKAELLRGYVDGVNVTDNQTAMVRMSSLAACIILKQMGLNPILQMVTRDRNRLAMQSDILGAYAHGIDTMLCLSGDHPHFGDHPMAATVHDIDSIQMIQMVRQMRDEGLFQGGEKIDGPPKMFIGAAANPFADPFELRVARLAKKSNAGVDFIQTQCIYNLDKFEKWMEGVRDRGLHEKVHILAGITPMKSVGMARYMKKKVPGMDVPDEVVKRMGGVPKDKQADEGITICNRIHRA